A single Bacillus sp. HMF5848 DNA region contains:
- the galE gene encoding UDP-glucose 4-epimerase GalE, whose product MAVLVCGGAGYIGSHAVAELLARGEEVVVVDNLQTGHKGAVLEGATLYVGDLRDTEFLSTVFSENQITEVMHFAADSLVGVSVEKPLDYYDNNVYGALCLLKVMKHHDVNKIVFSSTAATYGEPKRVPIEETDDTTPTNPYGETKLAIEKMLKWSGIKHVVLRYFNVAGAHTEHDIGEDHDPETHLIPIVLQVALGQRDHISIFGEDYDTHDGTCIRDYIHVVDLVSAHLLAIDRLRADRDSAVYNLGNGNGFTVKEVIDCARKVTGKDIPAVVSPRRAGDPAKLVASSEKAMEELGWTPKYASLEDIIASAWSWHQRHPHGYND is encoded by the coding sequence ATGGCAGTACTTGTTTGTGGTGGTGCTGGGTATATAGGAAGTCATGCAGTGGCAGAATTACTAGCGCGTGGAGAAGAAGTTGTAGTAGTTGATAATTTACAAACAGGGCATAAAGGCGCTGTATTAGAAGGCGCTACGCTTTATGTAGGAGATTTACGAGATACAGAGTTTCTAAGTACTGTTTTTTCAGAAAATCAAATAACAGAGGTTATGCACTTTGCTGCTGATTCACTAGTCGGAGTTAGCGTTGAAAAGCCTCTGGATTATTATGATAATAATGTTTATGGAGCGTTATGCTTATTAAAAGTAATGAAGCATCATGACGTGAACAAAATTGTCTTTTCATCAACAGCTGCAACGTATGGGGAACCGAAACGAGTTCCAATTGAGGAAACAGATGATACAACACCAACAAATCCATATGGAGAAACAAAGCTAGCAATTGAAAAAATGTTAAAGTGGTCTGGTATCAAGCATGTTGTTCTCCGTTATTTCAATGTGGCAGGGGCCCACACGGAGCATGATATAGGGGAAGACCATGATCCTGAAACGCATTTAATTCCAATTGTACTACAAGTCGCTTTAGGACAGCGAGACCATATTTCCATTTTTGGTGAAGACTACGATACACACGATGGAACTTGTATTCGTGATTATATTCATGTAGTGGACTTAGTATCTGCGCACTTACTAGCGATTGACAGATTAAGAGCTGATCGTGACAGTGCTGTTTATAACTTAGGAAATGGGAACGGATTTACGGTAAAAGAAGTGATTGACTGCGCAAGAAAGGTAACTGGTAAAGATATACCAGCAGTTGTTTCACCACGTCGTGCCGGGGACCCAGCGAAGTTAGTAGCATCTTCAGAGAAAGCGATGGAAGAATTAGGTTGGACACCAAAATATGCGTCACTTGAAGATATTATTGCAAGTGCATGGAGCTGGCATCAAAGACATCCGCATGGTTACAATGACTAA